From the Candidatus Bathyarchaeota archaeon genome, one window contains:
- a CDS encoding elongation factor Tu, with translation MGNLMVAVVGAQGYSGSLAKKGTSTDITLYNLKRGEDTVTLVEPARYPERLAPLFFAASEAQSAVVVVDELNAALGESLVMLQCCGIRSGYFVLRNYVPQEKILPLIKGTSLENFEFVADDPNVLREKLLTDATKQQSEQASFGTVPVDHAFNVKGIGTVALGVVIKGAVAKHDALKALPGVKTAQVRSIQKHDDDFDAAIENDRVGLALKNVAVDDLDRGTVLSNDPNIKASKQLKAQATLVKYWNTPMKAGMVVHVGHWMQFLNSKIEEATEENDHRKPTLTLSLEKELVYCAGDKAVLMYLEGGKLRVAGTLELT, from the coding sequence ATGGGTAATTTGATGGTTGCGGTTGTGGGTGCTCAAGGCTACAGTGGCAGTTTGGCGAAGAAAGGAACCTCCACCGACATTACATTGTATAATTTGAAGCGGGGGGAGGATACGGTGACGTTGGTTGAGCCTGCAAGGTATCCTGAAAGGTTGGCGCCGTTGTTTTTTGCTGCTTCTGAAGCTCAAAGCGCAGTTGTGGTTGTGGATGAGTTAAACGCTGCGTTGGGTGAGAGTTTGGTTATGCTTCAGTGCTGCGGCATACGAAGCGGTTACTTTGTTCTTCGCAACTATGTACCCCAAGAGAAGATTTTGCCGCTCATAAAAGGCACCAGCTTGGAAAATTTCGAGTTCGTCGCCGATGACCCAAACGTGCTACGTGAAAAACTTTTGACAGACGCCACAAAGCAGCAAAGCGAGCAGGCATCATTTGGGACAGTCCCTGTTGATCACGCTTTCAACGTCAAAGGCATAGGAACCGTCGCTTTGGGTGTAGTCATAAAAGGCGCAGTAGCAAAGCATGATGCCCTCAAAGCCCTGCCCGGAGTTAAGACGGCGCAGGTGCGTTCGATTCAAAAGCATGACGACGATTTTGACGCCGCCATAGAGAACGACCGCGTTGGGTTGGCGCTTAAAAACGTCGCCGTGGATGACCTTGACCGCGGCACCGTCCTAAGCAACGACCCCAACATCAAAGCGTCCAAGCAGCTAAAGGCGCAGGCAACCTTGGTCAAGTACTGGAACACGCCCATGAAAGCAGGCATGGTAGTTCACGTGGGGCATTGGATGCAGTTTCTTAACAGCAAAATCGAAGAAGCCACCGAAGAAAACGACCACCGCAAACCCACTTTGACGCTGTCGCTAGAAAAAGAGCTAGTGTACTGCGCAGGTGACAAAGCGGTGCTGATGTATTTGGAGGGCGGCAAGCTTCGCGTGGCAGGAACCTTGGAGCTAACCTAA